GCTGTCGCTGTAAAGGGCAGACAGGTGGACCCCGCGAGTCGGTAGCAGGTGGCCCACGCGGTCACCGGAGACTGCTACCGTCGATCGACGGCGGATGCGGTCGCTGGCCGCGCCATCGCACAAAAGCTACCAGTTCTTGCAGTCGGCACAGACGAACTGCCCGTCGTCGTGCCAGCGCCGCACCACGACCGCACCGCACTTCTCGCAGGGTGTGCCGTCGGGCGAAAACTGAGCCGTCGCGAGGAGTTCCCCGGGAGTGTCGTCGACCGAATCAGCGTCGCCGTCGTCGCCACCCGCGTCCGACGCGTCCTGCTCGTCACCGTCGTCGGCGAACTCCGACAGCGAGCGGTCGTTCACGCCCGTAACTCGACACACAGCGGCAAGAACGTGGCGAACCCGCAACTGGGAAGTAGTCGCACACCAAGCGTGACACATGGCAGGCTTCATCCAGAACACGATACAGGGCGTAATCGAGTATTTCGGCGGGGTCATCATGCAGAGTCCCGAGCAGGCGCTTCTGGTCGCCGTCGGCGGACTCATCGTCGGCGGCGCGTCGGCGGTGTTCGGCGTGCTCTCGCTCGGTGCCGCCGTCAGCCTCGTCGGTCGCGCGCTCCCGACCGCCGGCCCGCCGGAGCAGTAAGCTACGACAGCGTCTCGCCCGCGAGGTCGATTGCCGTCTCCAACTCCGGCCCGAGCGGCGACCCGACGACCAGACTGTCTGCGTGTTCTAACACCTTCTCCGCCCGCGCAGCGACCGTCTCGGGAGTCCCTGCGATACAGAAGGCCTCGACCATCGGCTCGGTCACCTGCTCGAAGGCCGCCTCGAAGTTCCCCGCTGCAATCGCATCACCGATAGCGTCGGCCACCTCGGGGTCGATACCGTGTCGCTGGAGGACTGGCGGGGCGGCTCCGGAGGCGATGAACGCGACCGGCGGCCGGGCGGCGGCGCGTGCCGCGTCGGCGGCTTCTGCAACCGAAACGGAGGCGTACGCCGACAGCTCGAACGCGCCCCGCTCGTCGGGGCGGTCCGATTTCCCCTCCTCGACGCGGTCGCGTGCCCACGCGAGGTCGTCCGGGTGCGAGCCGTTGAACAGCAGACCGTCGGCGTGTTTGCCGGCCATCCGGCACATGTGCGGGCCTTCGCCGCCGACATAGACGGGAATATCGCCCCCCTGTGGCGGCTCGAAGTTCAGCCCCGCGTCGGCCGCGGTGTGGACCCCGTCACGAGAGACGCGCTCGCCCGCCCAGACCCGCTGGGCGTCCTTGAACGCCTGAATCGTCGCGGAGAGCCCCTGCTCGCGCTCGACGCCGAGGTTCCGGAGCGTCGACGGGTCACCGGGTCCGATACCGAACACGGCACGTCCGCCGGAAGACTCGTCCAGGGTGGCGACCTTCCCCGCGAGCGTGAGCGGATGCGTGTCGTAGGGGTTGGCGACGCCGGGCCCGACGCGGGCGGTGTCGGTCCGTCGGGCGATGCGGTCGAGCGCGACGAACGGGTCGCGGTTGTTGTAGTGCGACGAGCAGAATATCGTGTCGAAGCCGGCGGTTTCGGCGCGCGCGCCGAGGTCGCCCAGCCGCGAGACGGGGTGTTCGGGCGTGAGTTCGATACCGAGCATACCACCGCTTGGGTGGCAACTGCCTTTGTGTCACCGACCGCTCGGTGTGTTGCCGGTGGCGGTCGCTGGGCGGCGTGGAAAAACGGAGAACGGAGAGCGTCAGTCGTCGGCCGGTGCTGCGCCCTCGGCGTCGTACTGCGAGCGCGTGAGCGGCAGCTTGCCACCGGCGGAGAGAATCTCGCGTTCGCGCGTGGAGGCGTCGAGGTGGGCGGTGAGCTCCCAGTCGTCGTTGACGCGGACGGTGAACTCCTCCTGCCCGGAGTCGACGGCCTCGGCGACGTCGTCGACGATTTCGATGTCGTCGCCCTGCTCGATGTTCTCGTAGTCCGCCTTGTCGATGGTGAGCGGAACGAGACCGAAGTTGAACAGGTTCGCCTTGTGGATGCGGGCGAACGACTGTGCGAGGACGCCCTCGATGCCGAGATACATCGGACAAAGGGCCGCGTGTTCACGCGAGGAGCCCTGCCCGTAGTTCTCGCCGGCGACGAGGAAGCCGCCGTCGGACTCGAGTGCACGCTGTGCGAACGTGTCGTCGACGCGCGAGAGGGTGAACTCGGAGAGCTTCGGGATGTTCGACCGGTACATCAGGATGTCCTGCGTCGCAGGGATGATGTGGTCGGTCGTGATGTTGTCCTCCATCTTGAGCAGCGCCTCGCCCTCCAGCTTGGAGTCGAGGGGGTCTTTCAGCGGCACGTCGCCGATGTTCGGCCCCTTGACGAGTTCGTCGTCGACGGCCTCGTCGGGCGCGATGAGGTCGGTCTTCGAGCCGTTGTACTTGTCGGGCATCTGGACGCCCGGCGCGTCCAGCCCGAGCTCGTCGGCCAGGTCGCGGGGGTCGGTGAGCTCGCCCTTGATGGCGGCCGCGGCCGCGACCTCCGGCGAGGAGAGGAAGACGGAGTCGTCCTCGATACCGGAGCGACCCTCGAAGTTGCGGTTGAAGGTACGGACGGAGACGGAGTCGGAGGCCGGCACGTGGCCGATACCGATACAGGCACCACAGGTGGCCTCGGAGAAGTTCACGCCGGCGGCCATCATCTCTGCGGTCCAGCCCTCGCGAGCGAGAATCTCGGACGCCTGCTTGGAGCCGGGCGCGACGATCATCTCGGTCTTCATGTCGATCTCCTGGCCCTTCAGCATCTTCGCGGCGGGCAGGATGTCCTCGTAGCCACCGTTCGTACAGGAGCCGACGATGACCTGCTCGACGTCCTCACCGGCGACCTCGCGCACGGGCACGACGTTGTCCGGCATGGACGGCTTGGCGACGAGCGGCTCGATGTCGCTGAGGTCGACGACGATCTCGTCGTCGTACTCGGCGTCCTCGTCGGGACCGATCTCCTCGAAGGCGTCTTCGCGACCCTGTCGGGAGAGGTACTCGCGGGTCTCCTCGTCGGTCGGGAAGATGGAGGAGGTCGCGCCCAGTTCTGTCCCCATGTTGGTGATGGTCGTCCGCTCCGGCACGTTGAGCGTCTCGACGCCGGGACCGGTGTACTCGAAGATCTTGCCGACGCCGCCCTTCACGGAGAGCCGTCGGAGCATCTCGAGGATGACGTCCTTCGCCGAGGACCACTCCGGCAGTTCGCCTTCGAGTCGCACGTTGACGACCTCCGGCATCTCGATGTAGTACGGGCCACCGCCCATGGCGACGGCCACGTCGAGCCCACCGGAACCGATGGCGAGCTCGCCCAGTCCGCCCGGCGTGGGCGTGTGGGAGTCCGAACCGAGCATCGTCTTGCCCGGCGCGGCGAAGTTCTCCTTGTGGACGTTGTGACAGATACCGTTGCCCGGTCGCGAGAAGTGTGCGCCGAAGGTGCCTGCCGCAGAGCGGAGGAAGCGGTGGTCGTCGGTGTTCTTGAAGTCGAACTGGTAGGTCTGGTGGTCACAGTACTGTGCCGCGACCTCGGTCTGGACCTCGTCCAGCCCGAGCGCCTCGAACTGCAGCCAAACGAACGTGCCGGTGGTGTCCTGCGTGAGGACCTGATCGATCTCGATGCCGATTTCCTCTCCTGTCTCGAGCTCCCCTTCGACGAGGTGCTCCGAGAGGATTTTCTCCGTTAGCGTCTGTCCCATAACGTCAGTACATCCACCAGCCTGAACTATAAATCCGGCGTGTTTGCCCGATTTTGCGGCGAACAGCCCGCGAAACGGTCGGTGTCGGGTTCGTGAGAGCTTCCGTCTCTCCCTGCCTGCCGCGAGCGTCGCTCAGTGGGTCGTACATGGACGTTCACGACAGAGTGTGTTGACACGCCCCACGAACCAGTCGGGCATCGGTCATGTCGCGACGAGAGACCGCGTCGCTTTTTCGCTACTGAATCGACTGGACGGTATGCATCTGTTCGCTGTCGACGGGCTGCCCGAGATTACGGCCGGCGACGACCTCGCGGCGCTCATCGACGCGCGCGTCGACTTCGAGGACGGTGACGTGTTGTGTGTCGCCTCGACCGTCGTCTCGAAGGCCGAGGGCCGCAGCTACGACTACGCGGACTTCGAGGCCGGCGAACGCGCACAGGACATTGCCGCCCGCCTCGAATCCATCACCGGCGAGGAGAAGGACCCCCGGTTCGCGCAGGCCGTCATCGAGGAGAGCGAGGAACTCATCCTGGAGGCTCCGTTCATCCTCGCGGTCACGACGTTCGGCCACATCACCGTCAACGCGGGCATCGACCGCTCGAACGTCCCGGGCGGTGACCTCCTGTTACTTCCAGAGGACCCCTCGGCGTCGGCAGAGCGACTCTCGGAGGCACTCGGCGTACCCGTGGTCGTCACCGACACCTCCGGGCGGCCGTTCCGTTACGGCCAGCGCGGCGTCGCCGTCGGCTGGGCGGGAATACCGGCCTCCCGCGACTGGCGGGGCGAACACGACCGCGACGGCCGGGAACTCGGCGTCACGGTCCAGTCGGTCGTCGACGAACTCGCGGGCGCGGCGAATCTCGTCGCCGGCGAGGGGGACGGCGGGACCCCTGCCGTCGTCGTGCGCGACTGGGAGTTTGGTGACCACGGCGGTTCGGAGAATCTCTTCCGCGAGGAGGAAGACGACATCGTCCGCGAGGCGCTGCGCGACTGGGAGTTCTGATTACTCGATAATCCCGTAGCCGCGCCGGAACAGGAGCACGTCGACACCCACGACGACGACGGTGAGCCCGACGAGCACGGCCAAGGAGAGATTCGCGTTCACGTCCGTGTAGCCGAGGAAGCCGTATCGGACCCCGTTGACCATGTACACCATCGGATTCAGCAGGGAGACCTGCGCCCAGAAGTCGGGGAGCGTCTCCAGCGAGTAGAAGACGCCGCCGAAGAACGTGAGCGGCCGGAGAATGAACTGATTGAGCACGGTCAGGTAATCGAAGTCCCGCGCCCACAGGCCGCCGACGACCCCGAAGGCCGCAAACAGCGTCACGATTGTGAGCATGAACGCGGCGAGATACAGCGGCTTCCGGACCGGGACGCTCCCGCCCTCGATGGCGAAGGGGACGAACAGCAGGCCGACGACGACGATGATGACGCCGACGATTAACCCGCGCAGCGCGGAGGCGGCGACGTACGCCAGCACCTGACTGGAGTACGGGAGCGGCGATGTAAGCACCTCGTGGATGTACTCGTTCCAGCGGCCGTGGAAAATCGAGAAGGAGGCGTTCTCGAAGGCGTTGGAGATGGCTCCGAGCACGACCAACCCGGGGAGGATGAAGAGGATGTAGTCGTACCCCTGAATCTCGGCGATGCGGTCACCGAGGATGACGCCGAAGACGGCGAAGTAGAGGACGTTGGTGATGGCCGGCGGGATGAACGTGTTGCGGGGCCGGCGCACGAAGCGGAGAATCTCCCGTTTGAGCAGCGACCGAAACCCAGTCCCGAGAGCGCTCATTGGGTCACCTCTCTCTCAGTGTCGGCGCGCGTCATCCCGACGAACACCTCTTCGAGCGAGGCGCGCCGCAGGTCGAGATTCGTGACCTCGTGGCCGGCGCGGTCGAGCGCGCGAATCACGGCCGCCGCGCGCGACCCGGCGTCGTCGACGGTCACGGAGAGGTCGGTCCCGTCGAGCGTCGCGTCGTGAACGCCTTCGAGGTCGAATCCGGGGACGGTGTCGGGCGCACTCGCGAGCGTGACGACGAGCGTGTCCTCGCCGCGCCCGCGCAGGTCGTCCGGGGAGGCCACCTCCACCTTCCGCCCGGCGTCCATGATGGCGACCGTGTCACAGAGCCGTTCGGCCTCCTCGATGTAGTGGGTCGTGAGGAGGATGGTCGTGCCGTCGTCGTTGAGCTGCTGGACCAGCTCCCACAGTTCGCGGCGGAGTTCCACGTCGACGCCGGCGGTCGGCTCGTCGAGAATCAGGAGGTCCGGGTCGGTGACGAGTGCCCGCGCCAACAGAAATCGGCGTTTCATCCCGCCCGAGAGCCAGTCGAAGCGGGTGTCGCGCTTGTCGTAGATGCCGACGGTCTTGAGCGCCTCGTCGGCGCGGCGGGCGGCCTCCTCGGGTGCGACGCCGTGGTAGCCGGCCTTGTGTTCGAGCACCTCGTGAATCGGGAAGAATCGGTCGACGTTGAACTCCTGTGGCGCGAGACCGATGCGGTTGCGCGCCTGCTGGTAGTCGCTTTCGACATCGTGGCCGAACACCTCGGCGGAGCCGGCCGTCGAGCGCGCGAGGCCGACGAGGATGTTGATGAACGTCGTCTTGCCGGCACCGTTCGGGCCGAGTAAGCCGAAGAACTCGCCTTCCTCGACCTCGAAGGAGAGGCCGTCGAGCGCCCGCACGTCGCCGTACTCCTTGACGAGGCTGTCGGCGCGTATCGCAGTCATGCAGAAGCAAGCGGCGGCGCGGGGGTAAACGGCCCGTTTCTACTCCAGTCGCGAGCGGGCGACCGAGATGCCGCCCGGCGTGATGATGAGTTGGTCGTCGTCCTTCTGGATGATGTCGCCGCCGACCTCGTCGGCGACCTGTTTCAGCTCGTCGGAGATGTGCTCCATCGTGCGGTCGGTCGTCGTGTGGCGGGTGATATCCGCGATGACGATGTCGCCGTCGTAGATAGCATCCTTGATTGGTACCACGTCACCCTGCTCGCCGATCGTGGCGATGTGTACCTGCGTCCCCGAGTCCGACGGCGTGGCGTCGAAATCGTCGATGTCGAGTTCGACGTAGTCGTCGGTGCTCCGGTCACCACCCAACAGCCTGCTCATCAGTCCCATACTGGCGAAACGCGGCGTCGCGGGGCAAAACTCTTGCGTCAGACGCCAGGTGCCCCCGACCACAAGCATTTCCTCGCGAGCGTCGAACCCCCGTCCGTGACATTCAGCATCTGCGTCCGCGACCCGTACGAGACCGACGACGGCAGCGAGGAGACGCGCTTCGGCGTCGCCGTCACCACCCGGCTTGCGGCCGTCGGCACGCTGTGTCCCTTCGCCAACGAGCACGGTGCCGTCGCCACCCAGTCACTCGTCAACGTCGAACTCGGGGAGAAAGGCGTCGAGTATCTCGCCGACGGTCTCGCCGTCGACGACGCGCTCCAGTCCCTGCTCAACGCCGACGACGGTGCCTCGAACCGCCAACTCCACGGCGTCGACACCGAGGACACGTTCGCCTTCTCCGGCGACGACTGCAAGGAGTGGTACGGCCACGTCGAGCGCGAGGACTTCACCGTCGCCGGCAACCTCCTCACGGGCGAGTCGGTCGTGGAGGCGACCGCCGACGCCTACGCGGCGAGCGATTCGGACCTGCCGCTGGCCGAGCGACTCATCGACGCGCTCGAAGCCGGCCACGCCGAGGGCGGGGACAAGCGCGAGGAACTGGAGGTGCAGTCGGCCGCGCTCATCGTCACGACCACCGAGGACCGCGAGATGGAGCCGTACTACAACGACCTTCGTGTCGACGCCTCGAAGACGCCCATCGAGGACCTGCGTGAGACGTACGAACTCGCCGACGAGAGCTATCAGGCCGCACTGGAGAAGTACGAGGAGAGCTACGAGGAGGACGATATCGACGCCGGGGAGTAGCTGAGTCTGTCGTGTCGGCTATACGGCTGTTTCTGTGTTATTTGCTTTCGGCAGCACCCTGTACTTCAACAGCACCGCGACCACTCTCAGTGCTTGGCCTCGGGGAAACAGCACCGCACGCTCGCGTGTCGCTTCGCTCCCGCTCGCTGGCCCGTGGCCGTCGGCCACTCTCCCAACCCTCCCCCGGACCGCACACGCTCACTCCGTTCGCGGTGCGGTAGGCCACCGCCTCGGTTGCTCAATCAAGCGATGCGGTGGCGTGAGCCGGCGCGCCTCGGGCGCGCCCGTCGTCGCGAGGGACGAACGGCGAACGACCGTGAGCCGTGAGTCGGCTGGGGAGGCGTGTGGGCTGTGCTGCTGGGTGGGGATGAAATGGGCGGGCGTGTCGCGTTCACTCGGTCGGCTCCGTGACCCCTCTCGACGCGAACGAACGTGAGCAAGAGATGTCACGGGGAGACCGCGACACGCCCGGGGCTTTCCGGCTGGTCACACCAGAGCAGTTCCTGAACCACTCAAAATCGAAGCCAGCAGAGCAAAAACAGCAATCCTAGACAGCGAACTCGAACAGGTCGTCGCCGACGTGGTGGAGCGACTCGACCACTTTCCCGCTGTCGCCGACCATCTCGGAGCCGTCGACCTGCGCGCGGCCGATAGCGAGCACCTTCCCGTGGCTCTCCTCGGCAATCGCGACCAAATCGCCCGCTTCGATATCGGAGTCGGCCTCGACGATGCCGGGACGCATCACGTCAGCGCCGTCCGAGACGAACGAGATTGCGCCGGCGTCGACGGTGACGACGCGATTCTCGGGCGCGAACTCCTGTGCGCCGTTGACCGTCAGCGACGGCTCCCCATCGAAGAAGACGACGTACGGTTCGCCGTCGACGAGGACGACACGCTGGTCGGAGTCGTCGAACGTCACGTCCTCGAAGCTGTCGCCGTCGATTTCGACGCCGAACGTCGCCCGAACCGTCTCGACGATGTCGTCGATTTCGTCGCCGCGCAGATGGTGGCGCGATTTGACCTCCATATCTCGGAGTACGCCGGTGGGCGAATAAATCCGTCCATGCCCGGTACGCACTTGCCGGCGGGCGCGGTAGCCGGCCCATGGAGACGGTCGCTGTCGTCACGGCGTTTCTGCGAAATCGCGGCGAGGTGCTGCTCCTCGAACGCTCCGACCGAGTCGGGTCGTACACCGGGCAGTGGGGAGCCGTCGCCGGCCACGCCGAGGGCGACCCCGACCGACTCGTCCGCGTCGAAATCGCCGAGGAGACCGGATTAGACGACGCCGTCGAGTTGGTCCGGCGGGGGGAGCCGTTCACCGTCACCGACGCCGACCGCGAAACCGAGTGGCGCGTCCACCCGTACCTGTTCGACTGCGAGCGCCGGGACGTGACACCGAACGAGGAGACGAGCCGGTGGGAGTGGGTGCCGCCGACGGCCATCCGCGAGCGCGAGACGGTGCCGGACCTCTGGCGCTCCTACGACCGGGTGCGCCCGAGCGTCGCGACCGTCGCCGACGACGAGACGCACGGCGCGGCGTATCTCTCCGTACGCGCACTCGACGTGTTGCGCGACGAGGCCGCCCTCGCGAACACGGGCGAAGCGGTCGCGACCGTCGCCCGAGACCTGCTCGATGCCCGGGCGTCGATGCACGCTGTCTCGAACCGCATCAATCGGGTGATGATAGACGCCGAGACACCGGAATCGGTGAAACGTGAGGCAATCTCGGCCATCGAGCGCGCAGCGACCGCCGACGAGCGCGCCGCGCGGAAGGCGGCAGCCCGGCTCACCGCACCCGTGGCGACGCTCTCGCGGTCGGGAACCGTCGCACAGGCGCTCACGGAGGCCGACCCCGACCGACTCGTCGTCTTCGAATCCCGCCCCGGCGGCGAGGGGGTCGATGTCGCAGAGCGGTTCGCGACCGGGACGGACGTGACGCTCGCACCCGATGCGGCGATGGCCGACGTACTCGACCGTGTCGGCGTCGAGTCCGTCATCGTCGGCGCAGACACCGTACTGCCGGACGGTCGGGTCGTGAACAAGGTCGGTACGCGCCCGCTCGCGGCCGTCGCGAACCGTGCCGGCGTTCCGGTCGTCGTCGCCACCGCGACGGCGAAGATTGCACCCGAGGGGGCGACGACCGTCGGCCGCGAACCGCGCGACGACTGTTACGACGGCGACGTCCCGCTGTCAGTCGAGTGTCCCACGTTCGAACCGACGCCCGCAGACCACATCGACCACCTCGTGACCGAGGACGGACGGCTCGGCGAGGAGCACGTCCGAGACAGAGCACGCGAACACGCGACCGCCGCGGCGTGGTGCGACCGGTAGTCAGGGCGTCCGGAAGACCCGAATCGTGTCTCGCGAGGTCGGCTCGCGGAGCAGTTGGGCACAGTCGCGCTCGCCGAACACCTGCTTCCAGTTGCGGTGATACAGCGGGAATTCGCCGTCGACAAAGCTGGTCTCCGACTCGCCGCGACCCCGCGTCGGACTGTTCCCCTCGTTCTCGGCGGTGATGATGAGGTCACCGCTGACACGCACCACCTCGTCGAACACCCACGTGTCCTCGGGGTGGATGTGTTGGAGCGTCTCGACGGAGTACACCACGTCGAAGGCGTCCGTCTCGTAGTCGGGGAGGATATCCTCGATTGCCCCGGCGTGGAAGGTGCCGAGGTCCGCGAGCGCGGGGTACTCCTCGTCCATCACGTCGAAGGAGTCCTCGTTGATGTCGATACCGGTCAGGTGCTCGTAGCCGTGCTCGCGGAGGGTTTCGAGGTGGCGGCCGGAGCCACAGCCGAGTTCGAGAATGCGCGCGTCGGCGTCGGCGTAGTGCTCGAAGACGTCGAGCAGCGTCTCGCTCACCTGATTCGGTCCGAGGTCGGCGTAGTACTGCGGGGAGTAGCGGCCCGACCGACCGGCCCAGTCGTCGCGTACCTCATCAGGGTCCATACAACCGATACACGCTTAGCTCGTAAATGTCGTGCGACCCGCGCTCACGGCGACTCCTCCTCGCAGTCGAACGCCCGGTCGAACTGCGTCGTCGCTGTCTCGTAGGTCTCGCTTGCCGCTGATTCGTCGCCCGCGAGCGCCGACTCGCCCGCTGTCCGGAGTGTCTCCGCCGACTCGACGAATCCCCGAGCGCGACACGCCACAGTGTCGAGCCACGAGGAAAACAGCGACACGTCGCGGTCGAGCGCCGTCGGAACGGCCGTGGCGGCGGTGTCGAACTTCTCGCGGGCGATGCGCGCCAGCCGGACACTCCGCTCGTACTCGTCGGCCTCGAAGGCAGTCTGTGCCTGCACGAGCGCGCCGAACCCGTCGAGGTGGTGTATCAGCCCGCGAGCGCCGGGTTCCCACCGGTACACCAGCGTCGACACGTACGTCTGTTCGGCCTGTTCGTCCATGATTGAGAACCCGTCGACATCGGCTTCGATGCCGTCGTTCGCGAACTGCTGGAGGAGTTGGCTCGCCGCCACGCGCTCCTGTGACATGCTCGCCAAATCCTCCTGTGCCCCCGTGTAGAACTCGTAGGCGTCCATAACCTGAGCCGACATGTGCGCGTCGATGCCGCGATACAGCCGCGAGAACCCCTCCGCGATTGCCGTGTACTCCTGATACTTCGTGTTCGTGTACTCGCCGACCGAGAGGAGGAGTTCGACGTGCGCCTGCTGGCGCTCTGTGCCCTCGCCGCGCACCGGAACGAGCGTATCCCGCACGACCGTGAGCGGGTCGTACACGTCCGCTCGCTTGTGACCCGCGTATCCGCGGAACCCGGTGTCTTTGTCCATCGCGAGGTCGCCGTCGTCGACGACCCGTAACGACTGGACCGCCTCGAACGCCGTCGCCGCCTCCGGCCGGGCCGTCTCCAGTGCGGCCGTCACCTCCGGATTCGCGGGCGTCGGCGTTGCCGTTGGTTCGGGCGTCGGAGTGGCCGTCGGCGTCGCGGTCTCCGTTCGCGTCTCGGTCGATTCGTCGCTGCTGTTACAGCCGGCGAGTGCGCCGGCGAGGGCTGTACCACACGCTGTGAGGATGGTTCGTCGGTTCATCGTTGGGGGGTTACTGCGTCGGTGTCTGTCGGTCAACGTCGTACTTCGAAAGCTCCGCCGTCCAGTATATTCGCGGCTCGTCGGTGACGTACACGCCGATTCCCTCCTCCGTGTTGTGCTCCTTGAGAAGCGCTCTACGGTGAGAGGGAGAGTCAAGCCACCAATCAACTGCCATCTGAGCCAACGTTTCCAGCGAGTAGTCGAATTCTGGGGAGATCAGTGAGTACAGATTCTCGTAGACGACGGTCGAGTTGTACCCGTACTTCTGGAGCCGGCTGACGTGTAACTCACCGTTCTGATTCTCGTGACCGAAGAAGTCGTGGTTCGCCATATCCCGTGAGTGGAGTCTAGCAATGTCAGCCAACTCCGAATCGTACGAGAGTGGTTCACGGGAGTGTGCGATTCGTGCCCGGTTCGTCGCCTCGTGAGTGAGCTGCTCTAGCTTCTGAGTGTCGGAAACGATTGGGTGATGAGTGGCGTCATACTCCGGAATCGTCTGCACGTCGCCTGAGTTACCCCAAGTCGTGTGTTCATCCATTTCGGTGCTACCAAACCGGTTTGAACAGCCAGCGAAGGCGCTTGCAGTCAAACCGCTGCATACCTGGAGTAACCGTCGCCGATTCATGCAGATGTACCGGCTGTGCATTGTTTACTCATAAATCTTTCAGAATAAATTGGATTGGAATAAACAGAGTAGTAGCGGTTGTTATCCTTCACTCACGGTGTCATCGGTGGTCGCTCCATGGTAGGTGGCCAGTGGACTATTCTGAAGTACGTCATTACGCCGGTTCTGTACAGACTGGCTCGGTTGCGTGTCGTTCGTACCGCTGTCTTGTTGAGTTGACTCGTCGGACTGCGCTGTCGTTTCCGAGACCAAGCTATCGGTATCACTAATTTGGTCGTTCTGGACGGCTGAGACTCTGCCACCTGCTGCCTCGATAACACGATTGTCTGCTTGGTCGGTGGTAACTGCCTCAGTGATGCCGTCAGCAGCATCCACTGTGGGGTTGGTATCATCGGCTGGTGTGGCAGTGCCCTCTCCCACACCGGATGGTTCGCTTGTGTTTGGATTTTCCCCGTAGCGAGCAGCCATCGCCGTACCGTTTATTTCCTCGTCGCTACCGACTCTGACGAACACCGTCACTTGGTCGTGATTGCCGGGGCTAAGTCCATCCTCAATTCGAGGGTTTCGCAGTGTCTTGTGCTTATTCAGTGCGATATTGCTCCCTTCTTTGAGACTTGGATTACGTGCGGCTTTTGCTTCGGCGACGAGCTGTTTTGCTGTCGCTCCGCTCACTTGTGTCTCCAGTACGTAGCTGTCGGACCCTGTAGCTATATCGGCTACCCTATCGCCCATTGCTAGGACTCCAGAGACAGCGTAGTTGAGTTGTGCATTTTCCAAGCTTGGAGTATCATCTCGTACACTGATTTTGTCGTCGTCTGCGCCGGCAGTAGCAGTTATTTCACCTGAACCAGAGAGGATGAGGACTTCGTTCCCTTCCCCATCACCGACCTCATCTGTAGTCTGTTTGCTATCCGTACACG
This portion of the Halosegnis longus genome encodes:
- a CDS encoding aconitate hydratase — encoded protein: MGQTLTEKILSEHLVEGELETGEEIGIEIDQVLTQDTTGTFVWLQFEALGLDEVQTEVAAQYCDHQTYQFDFKNTDDHRFLRSAAGTFGAHFSRPGNGICHNVHKENFAAPGKTMLGSDSHTPTPGGLGELAIGSGGLDVAVAMGGGPYYIEMPEVVNVRLEGELPEWSSAKDVILEMLRRLSVKGGVGKIFEYTGPGVETLNVPERTTITNMGTELGATSSIFPTDEETREYLSRQGREDAFEEIGPDEDAEYDDEIVVDLSDIEPLVAKPSMPDNVVPVREVAGEDVEQVIVGSCTNGGYEDILPAAKMLKGQEIDMKTEMIVAPGSKQASEILAREGWTAEMMAAGVNFSEATCGACIGIGHVPASDSVSVRTFNRNFEGRSGIEDDSVFLSSPEVAAAAAIKGELTDPRDLADELGLDAPGVQMPDKYNGSKTDLIAPDEAVDDELVKGPNIGDVPLKDPLDSKLEGEALLKMEDNITTDHIIPATQDILMYRSNIPKLSEFTLSRVDDTFAQRALESDGGFLVAGENYGQGSSREHAALCPMYLGIEGVLAQSFARIHKANLFNFGLVPLTIDKADYENIEQGDDIEIVDDVAEAVDSGQEEFTVRVNDDWELTAHLDASTREREILSAGGKLPLTRSQYDAEGAAPADD
- a CDS encoding 5,10-methylenetetrahydromethanopterin reductase, translated to MLGIELTPEHPVSRLGDLGARAETAGFDTIFCSSHYNNRDPFVALDRIARRTDTARVGPGVANPYDTHPLTLAGKVATLDESSGGRAVFGIGPGDPSTLRNLGVEREQGLSATIQAFKDAQRVWAGERVSRDGVHTAADAGLNFEPPQGGDIPVYVGGEGPHMCRMAGKHADGLLFNGSHPDDLAWARDRVEEGKSDRPDERGAFELSAYASVSVAEAADAARAAARPPVAFIASGAAPPVLQRHGIDPEVADAIGDAIAAGNFEAAFEQVTEPMVEAFCIAGTPETVAARAEKVLEHADSLVVGSPLGPELETAIDLAGETLS
- a CDS encoding DUF1028 domain-containing protein, with product MTFSICVRDPYETDDGSEETRFGVAVTTRLAAVGTLCPFANEHGAVATQSLVNVELGEKGVEYLADGLAVDDALQSLLNADDGASNRQLHGVDTEDTFAFSGDDCKEWYGHVEREDFTVAGNLLTGESVVEATADAYAASDSDLPLAERLIDALEAGHAEGGDKREELEVQSAALIVTTTEDREMEPYYNDLRVDASKTPIEDLRETYELADESYQAALEKYEESYEEDDIDAGE
- a CDS encoding RNA-binding protein; the encoded protein is MEVKSRHHLRGDEIDDIVETVRATFGVEIDGDSFEDVTFDDSDQRVVLVDGEPYVVFFDGEPSLTVNGAQEFAPENRVVTVDAGAISFVSDGADVMRPGIVEADSDIEAGDLVAIAEESHGKVLAIGRAQVDGSEMVGDSGKVVESLHHVGDDLFEFAV
- a CDS encoding ABC transporter permease, yielding MSALGTGFRSLLKREILRFVRRPRNTFIPPAITNVLYFAVFGVILGDRIAEIQGYDYILFILPGLVVLGAISNAFENASFSIFHGRWNEYIHEVLTSPLPYSSQVLAYVAASALRGLIVGVIIVVVGLLFVPFAIEGGSVPVRKPLYLAAFMLTIVTLFAAFGVVGGLWARDFDYLTVLNQFILRPLTFFGGVFYSLETLPDFWAQVSLLNPMVYMVNGVRYGFLGYTDVNANLSLAVLVGLTVVVVGVDVLLFRRGYGIIE
- a CDS encoding ABC transporter ATP-binding protein; its protein translation is MTAIRADSLVKEYGDVRALDGLSFEVEEGEFFGLLGPNGAGKTTFINILVGLARSTAGSAEVFGHDVESDYQQARNRIGLAPQEFNVDRFFPIHEVLEHKAGYHGVAPEEAARRADEALKTVGIYDKRDTRFDWLSGGMKRRFLLARALVTDPDLLILDEPTAGVDVELRRELWELVQQLNDDGTTILLTTHYIEEAERLCDTVAIMDAGRKVEVASPDDLRGRGEDTLVVTLASAPDTVPGFDLEGVHDATLDGTDLSVTVDDAGSRAAAVIRALDRAGHEVTNLDLRRASLEEVFVGMTRADTEREVTQ
- a CDS encoding cell division protein SepF — encoded protein: MGLMSRLLGGDRSTDDYVELDIDDFDATPSDSGTQVHIATIGEQGDVVPIKDAIYDGDIVIADITRHTTTDRTMEHISDELKQVADEVGGDIIQKDDDQLIITPGGISVARSRLE
- a CDS encoding DUF7573 domain-containing protein; the encoded protein is MNDRSLSEFADDGDEQDASDAGGDDGDADSVDDTPGELLATAQFSPDGTPCEKCGAVVVRRWHDDGQFVCADCKNW